One genomic window of Brevundimonas vesicularis includes the following:
- a CDS encoding alpha-ketoacid dehydrogenase subunit beta: MVDQNAAPASEATGAGVVPMNMIQALNSAIDVKMAEDANVLSFGEDAGYFGGVFRVTDKLQQKHGLTRSFDAPISECGIVAAAIGMGAYGLRPVVEIQFADYIYPAYDQIVSEAAKMRYRSGGQFTSPITVRSPYGGGIFGGQTHSQSPESLFTHIAGLKVVIPSNPYDAKGLLTAAIEDDDPVVFFEPKRLYNGPFDGWHEKPVSPWKSQGLAQVPTGKYVEPIGKARVMREGNDVTILAYGTMVWVALAGAEHAGVDAEVIDLRSLVPLDIEAIEASVKKTGRCVIVHEAPKTSGFGGELSALVQERCFYSLEAPIARVTGWDTPYPHAFEWEYFPGPQRVADALKSVMTGGR, from the coding sequence ATGGTCGACCAGAACGCCGCCCCCGCCTCGGAAGCGACGGGCGCGGGCGTGGTCCCCATGAACATGATCCAGGCGCTGAACTCGGCCATCGACGTCAAGATGGCGGAAGACGCCAACGTCCTGTCGTTCGGCGAGGACGCCGGCTATTTCGGCGGCGTCTTCCGCGTCACCGACAAGCTGCAGCAGAAGCACGGCCTGACCCGCAGTTTCGACGCCCCCATCTCGGAATGCGGCATCGTCGCCGCCGCGATCGGCATGGGCGCCTATGGCTTGCGTCCGGTCGTCGAGATCCAGTTCGCCGACTACATCTATCCGGCCTATGACCAGATCGTCTCCGAAGCGGCCAAGATGCGCTACCGCTCGGGCGGCCAGTTCACCTCGCCGATCACGGTGCGCAGCCCCTATGGCGGCGGCATCTTCGGCGGCCAGACCCACAGCCAGTCGCCCGAAAGCCTGTTCACCCATATCGCGGGCTTGAAGGTCGTCATTCCGTCCAACCCCTATGACGCCAAGGGCCTGCTGACCGCCGCCATCGAGGATGACGATCCGGTCGTCTTCTTCGAGCCGAAACGCCTCTACAACGGCCCATTCGACGGCTGGCACGAGAAGCCGGTCAGCCCGTGGAAGTCGCAAGGATTGGCCCAGGTCCCGACCGGCAAATATGTCGAGCCCATCGGCAAGGCGCGCGTGATGCGCGAAGGAAACGACGTCACTATCCTGGCCTATGGGACCATGGTCTGGGTCGCCCTGGCCGGGGCGGAGCACGCGGGCGTGGACGCCGAGGTCATCGACCTGCGCTCGCTCGTGCCGCTGGACATCGAAGCCATCGAGGCCTCGGTGAAGAAGACCGGCCGCTGCGTCATCGTGCATGAGGCGCCCAAGACCTCGGGCTTTGGCGGCGAGCTGTCGGCCCTGGTGCAGGAGCGCTGCTTCTATTCCCTGGAGGCGCCGATTGCGCGCGTCACCGGTTGGGACACGCCCTATCCGCACGCTTTCGAATGGGAATATTTCCCGGGGCCGCAAAGGGTCGCAGACGCCTTGAAGAGCGTCATGACGGGAGGTCGATAA
- a CDS encoding thiamine pyrophosphate-dependent enzyme, with amino-acid sequence MNKKNSQPLSLRVPEPSGRPGDTPDFSHLQMDPAGVVERPEVGSTPYQMRDLAFRLIRVLDDEGAAVGPWNPRLDPETMRRGLKAMILTRAFDDRMHRAHRQGKTSFYMKCTGEEAIAIAQGMILSREDMGFPTYRQQGLLIARGYPLVAMMNQIYSNAEDPIKGRQLPIMYSAKDYGFFTISGNLGTQVPQAVGWAMASAYKGDDKIAISWIGDGATAEGDFHNALTFASVYRAPVILNVVNNQWAISSFQGIAGGLETTFASKAIGYGLPALRVDGNDFLAVWAATQWAEERARSNQGATVIELFTYRGAPHSTSDDPSRYRPGDEHEKWPLGDPIERLRQHLTVIGEWDDERHAAALKDAVEQVRAAGKESEAIGTLGQSRPSVKTMFEEVYATEDWRLIEQRREVGV; translated from the coding sequence ATGAACAAAAAGAACAGCCAGCCCCTGTCCTTGCGCGTGCCGGAGCCGTCCGGCCGTCCCGGCGATACGCCGGACTTCAGCCATCTGCAGATGGACCCTGCCGGTGTCGTTGAACGGCCCGAGGTCGGATCGACGCCCTATCAGATGCGCGATCTCGCCTTCCGTCTGATTCGGGTGCTGGACGATGAGGGCGCCGCGGTCGGTCCGTGGAACCCGCGCCTGGATCCCGAGACGATGCGTCGCGGCCTGAAGGCCATGATCCTGACGCGCGCCTTCGATGACCGGATGCACCGCGCCCACCGCCAGGGCAAGACCAGCTTCTATATGAAGTGCACCGGCGAAGAGGCCATCGCGATCGCGCAGGGCATGATCCTGAGCCGCGAGGACATGGGCTTCCCCACCTATCGCCAGCAGGGGCTTCTGATCGCGCGCGGCTATCCGCTGGTCGCGATGATGAACCAGATCTATTCGAACGCCGAAGATCCGATCAAAGGCCGCCAGTTGCCGATCATGTATTCGGCCAAGGACTACGGCTTCTTTACGATCAGCGGCAATCTGGGCACCCAGGTGCCGCAAGCCGTGGGCTGGGCCATGGCCAGCGCCTACAAGGGCGACGACAAGATCGCCATCAGCTGGATCGGCGACGGCGCCACGGCCGAAGGCGATTTCCACAACGCCCTGACCTTCGCCTCCGTCTATCGCGCCCCGGTCATCCTGAACGTCGTCAACAACCAGTGGGCCATTAGTTCCTTCCAGGGCATCGCCGGTGGGCTTGAAACGACCTTCGCCTCCAAGGCCATCGGCTATGGCCTTCCGGCCCTGCGGGTGGACGGCAACGACTTCCTGGCGGTCTGGGCGGCGACCCAGTGGGCCGAGGAGCGGGCGCGGTCGAACCAGGGGGCGACGGTGATCGAGCTGTTCACCTATCGCGGCGCCCCGCACTCGACCTCCGACGACCCCAGCCGCTATCGCCCCGGCGACGAGCATGAGAAATGGCCGCTGGGCGATCCGATCGAACGTCTGCGCCAGCATCTGACCGTCATCGGCGAATGGGACGACGAGCGTCACGCCGCCGCGCTGAAGGACGCCGTCGAGCAGGTCCGCGCCGCCGGCAAGGAATCCGAAGCCATCGGCACCCTGGGCCAGTCGCGCCCCAGCGTGAAGACGATGTTCGAAGAGGTCTATGCGACCGAAGACTGGCGGCTGATCGAACAGCGCCGCGAGGTGGGGGTCTGA
- a CDS encoding Rrf2 family transcriptional regulator, whose amino-acid sequence MSDSQRFPVAAHALAYMAHKGAFGPAQAMPSGVLASSIPTNPVVVRRVTALLAKAGLIATRPGATGGSWLLQQPEDIRLDQVLKAVNGCAHIGSPPAGAKGCPISEHIPRQVAKALTAADEAATEALSKITIADLLAENPISLAAFAPHKSCPVAA is encoded by the coding sequence ATGTCAGACAGCCAACGCTTCCCCGTCGCCGCCCACGCCCTGGCCTATATGGCCCACAAGGGCGCGTTTGGGCCTGCGCAGGCGATGCCCAGCGGCGTGCTGGCGTCCTCGATCCCGACCAATCCGGTCGTGGTGCGGCGTGTGACCGCGCTGCTGGCCAAGGCTGGGCTGATCGCCACTCGTCCGGGGGCGACTGGCGGCTCCTGGCTGTTGCAGCAGCCCGAGGACATCCGGCTGGATCAGGTGCTGAAGGCGGTGAACGGCTGCGCCCACATCGGCTCGCCCCCCGCCGGCGCCAAGGGTTGCCCGATCAGCGAACACATTCCCCGCCAAGTCGCCAAGGCCCTGACCGCCGCCGACGAGGCCGCGACCGAGGCTTTGTCCAAGATCACCATCGCCGACCTTCTGGCCGAAAACCCGATCTCGTTGGCCGCCTTTGCGCCGCACAAGTCCTGCCCCGTCGCAGCCTGA
- a CDS encoding SDR family NAD(P)-dependent oxidoreductase: MNRIVLITGASAGIGAALARTYAAEGWNVILTARRQAPLQALADELTAAHGVTATVIPEDLSDPAAPERLVATIAARGLTVDGLVNNAGFSRVTGFLDTDLSAHRAMIQVMLTAPVELSRLLLPGMIQRDFGRVLNVASLAGQMPATGGDTLYGPIKSFLIKASQGLHLETQGTGVHVTVLNPGYTLTEFHDVNGSREPVSSAYPAWMWMDAARVARIGHDACEANRPSVTPGVMNNVMAGLARFLPDGLALRMVANHAKRLDRI, translated from the coding sequence GTGAACCGGATCGTCCTGATCACCGGCGCCTCGGCCGGCATCGGCGCGGCCCTGGCCCGGACCTATGCGGCCGAGGGCTGGAATGTGATCCTGACAGCGCGTCGCCAAGCCCCGCTGCAGGCCTTGGCCGACGAACTGACCGCCGCCCACGGCGTGACCGCGACCGTCATTCCCGAAGACCTGTCCGACCCCGCGGCGCCCGAGCGGCTGGTTGCGACCATCGCGGCCCGCGGCCTGACCGTCGACGGGCTGGTTAACAATGCAGGATTCAGCCGAGTCACCGGCTTTCTGGACACCGATCTGAGCGCGCACCGCGCCATGATCCAGGTCATGCTGACCGCGCCGGTCGAACTGTCGCGCCTGTTGCTGCCCGGCATGATCCAGCGCGACTTCGGCCGGGTGCTGAACGTCGCCTCCCTGGCCGGCCAGATGCCGGCGACCGGCGGCGACACCCTGTACGGACCGATCAAGAGCTTCTTGATCAAGGCGTCGCAGGGGTTGCATCTGGAGACGCAGGGAACCGGCGTTCACGTGACGGTGCTGAACCCCGGCTACACCCTGACAGAATTCCACGACGTCAACGGTTCGCGCGAGCCAGTCTCCAGCGCCTATCCGGCCTGGATGTGGATGGACGCCGCGCGCGTGGCGCGCATCGGCCATGACGCCTGCGAGGCCAACCGTCCCAGCGTCACACCCGGCGTCATGAACAACGTCATGGCCGGACTGGCTCGCTTCCTGCCCGATGGCCTGGCGCTCCGCATGGTGGCGAACCACGCGAAGCGGCTGGACCGGATATGA
- the lpdA gene encoding dihydrolipoyl dehydrogenase — protein MTQTLKTKVLIIGAGTGGYVAGIRCGQLGLDTVLVDGGDGLGGTCLNVGCIPSKAIIHAAGKFETVAKAAGGGTLGITAAQPAIDLKQTVEWKDGIVRKLNAGVAALLKKAKVKVIKGWAEFADAKTCVVKTDEGDIRITAEHVILATGSEPVELPFLPFGGDVISSTEALSLSDVPKKLVVVGGGYIGLELGIAYRKLGAEVAIVEMADRILPLYDKALTDPVAKWLEKHGVELHLGARAGGFGDRKLSITTKDGEPLQLDADKVLVTVGRRPRTQGWGLENMGVAMDGPFVKIDQRCATSMKNVWAVGDLTGEPMLAHKGSAQGEVVAEIIAGHDRIFDPVTIAAVCFTEPEIVSAGLGPNEVAGRDDVIQSVFPFAAIGRALAIEAGEDGGFVRVIASKTDHRILGIQAVGQHVSELSNSFAQMLEMGAVLEDVAGTIHVHPTLGEAFHETSLRALGHAIHI, from the coding sequence ATGACCCAGACCCTGAAAACCAAAGTCCTGATCATCGGGGCAGGCACCGGCGGCTATGTCGCTGGCATTCGCTGCGGCCAGCTGGGGTTGGACACCGTGTTGGTGGACGGCGGCGATGGGCTGGGCGGTACCTGCCTGAACGTCGGCTGTATTCCGTCCAAGGCTATCATCCATGCGGCGGGCAAGTTCGAGACCGTGGCCAAGGCGGCCGGCGGCGGGACCCTGGGCATAACCGCAGCCCAGCCGGCCATCGACCTGAAACAGACGGTCGAATGGAAGGACGGCATCGTCCGTAAGCTGAACGCGGGCGTCGCGGCTCTGCTGAAGAAGGCCAAGGTCAAGGTCATCAAGGGCTGGGCCGAGTTCGCCGACGCCAAGACCTGCGTGGTGAAAACCGACGAAGGCGACATCCGCATCACCGCCGAACACGTCATCCTCGCGACGGGGTCCGAGCCGGTCGAACTGCCCTTCCTGCCGTTCGGCGGCGACGTCATTTCCTCGACGGAGGCGCTGAGCCTGTCGGACGTTCCAAAGAAGCTGGTCGTCGTGGGCGGCGGCTATATCGGTCTGGAATTGGGCATCGCCTATCGCAAGCTGGGCGCCGAGGTGGCCATCGTCGAAATGGCCGACCGCATCCTGCCGCTCTACGACAAGGCTCTGACCGATCCGGTCGCCAAGTGGCTGGAGAAGCATGGCGTCGAGCTGCATCTGGGCGCACGCGCCGGGGGCTTCGGCGACAGGAAGCTGTCGATCACGACCAAGGACGGCGAGCCGCTGCAACTGGACGCCGACAAGGTGCTGGTCACGGTCGGCCGGCGTCCACGCACGCAAGGGTGGGGTCTGGAAAACATGGGCGTGGCCATGGACGGCCCGTTCGTGAAAATTGACCAGCGCTGCGCCACCAGCATGAAGAACGTCTGGGCGGTCGGCGACCTGACCGGCGAACCCATGCTGGCGCACAAGGGCTCGGCCCAGGGCGAGGTGGTCGCCGAAATCATCGCCGGCCACGACCGGATCTTCGATCCCGTCACCATCGCCGCCGTCTGTTTCACCGAGCCGGAAATCGTTTCGGCCGGTCTGGGCCCGAACGAGGTCGCGGGCCGTGACGATGTGATCCAGTCGGTCTTCCCCTTCGCCGCGATCGGTCGGGCCCTGGCCATCGAGGCGGGCGAGGACGGCGGCTTCGTGCGGGTGATCGCGTCCAAGACCGACCACCGCATCCTGGGCATCCAGGCGGTGGGCCAGCATGTGTCGGAACTGTCCAACAGCTTCGCCCAGATGCTGGAGATGGGTGCGGTTCTGGAAGACGTCGCCGGGACGATTCACGTCCACCCGACGCTGGGCGAGGCCTTCCACGAGACCAGCCTGCGCGCCCTCGGGCACGCCATCCACATCTGA
- a CDS encoding potassium transporter Kup, which translates to MAGDTPHDASAPSPASNTPDKPTHATGPESHVLGGQAAKHGGFWALTIGAIGVVFGDIGTSPLYALREAIDHARTGVGGDLAVIGVVSLAFWALMVVVTFKYVFFLMRADNKGEGGTLSLMALAQFAVGRRSAWIFILGVCGAALFYGDGIITPAISVLSAVEGLQDAPGLAGRLDSFIVPISAGILIALFLVQSRGTASLAKYFGPITAVWFLSLGALGLYHIFDDVSVLRALSPHYGVMLLLNDGFLGFVILGSVFLAVTGAEALYADMGHFGKAPIRMGWLAFVLPCLTLNYLGQGALILDNPAASENPFWNMVPQFAYWPMLILATAATVIASQAVITGAFSVTQQAVQLGLLPRIDIKNTSETQAGQIFVPAVNTFLMVGVLVLLVVFQSSHNLTAAYGVAVTGTMLVNTLMAYSVIRKGWKWPMWAVAGTLIPFAFIDSVFLTSNLLKIPDGAWMPLVLGALLVVVMWTWVRGTQILTTKTRKDSLPLNDLIEMLQARPPHRAPGMAIFLTSDPDVAPVALMHNLKHNKVLHEKNVILTVRTSERPRVKEADRVRMEPINDDFKKVTVTYGFMETPNVPRALGLCRKQGLKFDIMSTSFFLGRRSLIPSARQGMPLWQDKLFIFLMRNAANPTDFFHIPPGRVVELGAQVAV; encoded by the coding sequence ATGGCCGGGGACACTCCCCACGACGCGAGCGCTCCCTCGCCCGCGTCGAACACGCCGGACAAGCCCACCCACGCCACGGGTCCGGAATCCCACGTCCTGGGCGGCCAGGCCGCCAAGCACGGCGGCTTCTGGGCCCTGACCATCGGCGCGATCGGCGTCGTGTTCGGGGACATCGGCACCAGCCCCCTCTACGCCCTGCGCGAGGCGATCGACCATGCACGCACCGGTGTCGGCGGCGATCTGGCCGTGATCGGCGTCGTGTCGCTAGCGTTTTGGGCGCTGATGGTGGTGGTGACGTTCAAATACGTCTTCTTCCTGATGCGCGCCGACAACAAGGGCGAGGGCGGCACCCTGTCGCTGATGGCGCTGGCCCAGTTCGCGGTCGGGCGACGCAGCGCCTGGATCTTCATCTTGGGCGTTTGCGGCGCAGCCCTGTTCTATGGCGACGGCATCATCACGCCCGCCATCTCGGTCCTGTCCGCCGTCGAAGGGCTGCAGGACGCGCCGGGTCTGGCAGGGCGGCTGGATTCCTTCATCGTGCCGATCTCAGCCGGCATCCTGATCGCCCTGTTCCTGGTCCAGTCACGCGGCACGGCCAGCTTGGCCAAGTATTTCGGCCCGATCACCGCCGTCTGGTTCCTGAGCCTGGGGGCGCTCGGCCTGTATCATATCTTCGACGACGTCAGCGTGCTGCGGGCCCTGTCGCCCCACTATGGCGTCATGCTTCTGCTCAATGACGGCTTCCTGGGCTTCGTGATCCTGGGCAGCGTCTTCCTGGCCGTCACGGGGGCCGAGGCCCTCTATGCCGACATGGGTCATTTCGGAAAGGCGCCGATCCGCATGGGCTGGCTGGCCTTCGTCCTGCCGTGCCTGACGCTGAACTATCTGGGCCAGGGCGCCCTGATCCTGGACAATCCGGCCGCGTCCGAGAACCCGTTCTGGAACATGGTGCCGCAGTTCGCCTATTGGCCGATGCTGATCCTGGCGACCGCCGCGACCGTCATCGCGTCCCAGGCGGTGATCACCGGCGCCTTCTCGGTGACGCAGCAGGCGGTGCAACTGGGCCTACTGCCGCGCATCGACATCAAGAACACGTCCGAGACCCAGGCGGGCCAAATCTTCGTGCCGGCGGTCAACACCTTCCTGATGGTCGGGGTTCTGGTGCTGCTGGTCGTGTTCCAGAGCTCGCATAATCTGACGGCCGCCTACGGCGTGGCGGTGACCGGCACCATGCTGGTCAATACGCTGATGGCCTATTCGGTCATTCGCAAGGGCTGGAAGTGGCCGATGTGGGCGGTGGCGGGGACCCTCATTCCGTTCGCCTTCATCGACAGCGTCTTCCTGACGTCCAACCTGCTGAAGATTCCGGACGGCGCGTGGATGCCGCTGGTGCTGGGCGCCCTGCTGGTCGTCGTGATGTGGACCTGGGTGCGCGGGACGCAGATTCTGACGACCAAGACGCGCAAGGACAGCCTGCCGCTGAACGATCTGATCGAGATGCTTCAGGCCAGGCCGCCGCACCGTGCGCCGGGCATGGCCATCTTCCTGACCTCGGATCCCGACGTCGCGCCGGTCGCCCTGATGCACAATCTCAAGCACAACAAGGTGCTGCACGAGAAGAACGTCATCCTGACCGTCCGCACCTCCGAGCGCCCGCGCGTCAAGGAGGCCGATCGGGTGCGAATGGAGCCGATCAACGACGACTTCAAGAAGGTCACGGTCACCTACGGCTTTATGGAGACGCCGAACGTGCCGCGCGCCCTGGGCCTGTGCCGCAAACAGGGGCTGAAGTTCGACATCATGTCGACCAGCTTCTTCCTGGGTCGTCGCTCGCTGATCCCGTCGGCGCGTCAGGGCATGCCGCTGTGGCAGGACAAGCTGTTCATCTTCCTGATGCGTAACGCCGCCAATCCGACCGACTTCTTCCACATCCCGCCCGGCCGCGTGGTCGAGTTGGGCGCGCAGGTGGCGGTATGA
- a CDS encoding 2-oxo acid dehydrogenase subunit E2, whose protein sequence is MGRFVFKLPDVGEGTAEAELVGWHVKIGDTVAEDQIIADVMTDKATVEITAPVSGKVVALHGEPGAMVPVRGPLVEFEVEGAGNAEESPSVSPLRSEPPPPASRGEETVAASSPPHDSGEGDRVAVEGLSNAAPTSGNYVFKLPDVGEGTAEAELVGWHVKVGDAVEEDQIIADIMTDKATVEITSPVAGTVVALYGEAGKSVPVGGPLVAFDVEGRGNVSTPAPVPAPSTASRSPSPDGGGSSPSKSPPAGGSTRAAGEGGKPVPALTGRAPGERPSASPAVRSRARDLGVDLTFVPGSGPAGRITHEDLDGFIARGGSQPASAPSGGGSTYAKAQGTTEVKIIGLRRKIAEKMAESVRRIPHITYVEEIDMTAVEELRAHLNATKSKDQPKLNVLPFIARAIVVALRDQPQINATYDDEAGVLTQHAPVHLGIAAQTPNGLMVPVVRHAEARDPYDTALEIARVSGAAKDGSAKREELSGSTITITSLGTLGGVVHTPIINHPEVAIVGPNKIAERVMVKDGQMVVRKMMNLSSSFDHRIVDGHDAAVFVQRIKGLLENPATLWMG, encoded by the coding sequence ATGGGTCGTTTCGTCTTCAAACTGCCCGACGTGGGCGAAGGCACCGCCGAGGCCGAACTGGTCGGATGGCACGTCAAGATCGGCGACACGGTCGCCGAGGACCAGATCATCGCCGACGTCATGACCGACAAGGCCACGGTCGAGATCACCGCTCCGGTCAGCGGCAAGGTCGTCGCCCTGCATGGCGAACCCGGCGCCATGGTGCCGGTGCGCGGTCCCCTGGTGGAGTTCGAGGTCGAGGGGGCGGGCAATGCCGAAGAGAGCCCCTCCGTCTCTCCCCTGCGCTCCGAGCCACCTCCCCCCGCTTCGCGCGGGGAGGAAACTGTCGCTGCATCGTCTCCTCCCCACGACAGTGGGGAGGGGGACCGCGTAGCGGTGGAGGGGCTCTCTAACGCCGCGCCGACATCCGGCAATTACGTCTTCAAACTGCCTGACGTCGGCGAAGGCACGGCCGAGGCCGAGCTGGTCGGATGGCACGTCAAGGTCGGAGATGCGGTCGAGGAAGACCAGATCATCGCCGACATCATGACCGACAAGGCCACGGTCGAGATCACCTCACCGGTCGCCGGAACGGTCGTCGCCCTGTACGGCGAGGCAGGCAAATCTGTGCCGGTCGGCGGGCCGCTGGTCGCATTCGATGTCGAGGGTCGGGGCAATGTCTCGACGCCCGCGCCCGTTCCGGCCCCCTCCACCGCTTCGCGGTCCCCCTCCCCCGATGGGGGAGGATCGTCGCCTTCGAAATCTCCCCCCGCCGGGGGGAGTACCCGCGCAGCGGGGGAGGGGGGCAAGCCTGTTCCCGCCCTGACCGGCCGTGCGCCCGGCGAACGCCCGTCGGCCTCGCCGGCCGTGCGCAGTCGCGCGCGGGACCTGGGCGTCGATCTGACCTTCGTGCCCGGGTCCGGCCCGGCGGGTCGGATCACGCACGAGGATCTGGACGGCTTCATCGCGCGCGGCGGTTCGCAACCTGCGTCGGCGCCGTCCGGCGGCGGCTCGACCTATGCGAAGGCGCAAGGGACGACCGAGGTCAAGATCATCGGCCTGCGCCGCAAGATTGCGGAGAAGATGGCCGAGAGCGTGCGCCGCATTCCCCACATCACCTATGTCGAGGAAATCGACATGACGGCGGTGGAGGAGCTGCGCGCCCACCTGAATGCGACGAAGTCCAAGGATCAGCCCAAGCTGAACGTCCTGCCCTTCATCGCCCGCGCCATCGTGGTCGCCCTGCGCGACCAGCCGCAGATCAACGCCACCTATGATGACGAAGCGGGCGTCCTGACCCAGCACGCCCCGGTCCATCTGGGCATCGCCGCCCAGACCCCGAACGGCCTCATGGTGCCGGTGGTCCGCCATGCCGAGGCGCGCGACCCCTATGACACGGCGCTGGAGATCGCCCGCGTCTCGGGCGCGGCCAAGGACGGTTCGGCCAAGCGCGAGGAACTGTCGGGTTCGACCATCACCATCACCTCGCTGGGCACGCTGGGCGGGGTGGTCCATACCCCGATCATCAACCACCCCGAGGTCGCCATCGTCGGTCCCAACAAGATCGCCGAACGGGTCATGGTCAAGGACGGCCAGATGGTCGTGCGCAAGATGATGAACCTGTCGTCCAGCTTCGATCACCGCATTGTCGATGGGCATGATGCGGCGGTGTTCGTGCAGCGGATCAAGGGGCTCCTGGAAAACCCGGCGACGTTGTGGATGGGGTGA
- a CDS encoding RsmB/NOP family class I SAM-dependent RNA methyltransferase, which translates to MSTEGRGGQSSQARGRRMATKGRPRPAPAEAAQGPSQDDIGVEARVVAGILLNAALEKRNGLDEALSQPAARALEPVDRAFARAVAMAALRRLGEIDQILDRRLKKSPPEAVRTLMRIALAQTLVLETPAFAAVSTAVKLAERDPKTRPYKNLVNAVLRGVGREGPGLTTAESNLPDWIAARWKANYGEAALAGLALAAREEPATDLSLKSGVDPAAVAAAVEGEALAGGTVRTGRRGDVATWPGFEDGDWWVQDAAAAVPGRLLDVKPGETALDMCAAPGGKTLQLAAAGASVVALDRSAPRLKRLTQNLERTGLTAEVVAVPAEDWEDARTFDAVLLDAPCTATGTFRRNPEVLRATKPAEVAKLADVQHRLLDAAAERVKPGGRLVYCTCSLEREEGETQIIAFLRRNAAFRTVAADPAAVGAPPKALTPEGWLRILPSMWAEHGGLDGFFAARLERVS; encoded by the coding sequence ATGAGCACCGAGGGACGGGGCGGGCAGAGCTCGCAGGCGCGCGGCCGTCGTATGGCCACCAAGGGCCGCCCGCGCCCGGCCCCGGCCGAGGCTGCTCAAGGTCCGTCGCAGGACGACATCGGCGTCGAGGCCCGCGTCGTCGCCGGCATCCTGCTGAACGCCGCGCTGGAGAAGCGCAACGGCCTGGACGAAGCCCTGTCTCAGCCCGCCGCACGAGCGCTTGAGCCAGTGGACCGCGCCTTCGCCCGCGCCGTGGCCATGGCGGCCCTGCGTCGCCTTGGTGAGATCGACCAGATCCTGGATCGCCGCCTGAAGAAGTCGCCGCCCGAGGCTGTGCGCACCCTGATGCGCATCGCCCTGGCCCAGACCCTGGTGCTGGAAACACCCGCCTTCGCCGCGGTCTCGACGGCGGTGAAACTGGCCGAGCGCGATCCCAAGACCCGGCCCTACAAGAATCTGGTCAATGCGGTGCTGCGCGGGGTTGGGCGTGAAGGCCCCGGCCTGACGACGGCTGAGAGCAATCTGCCGGACTGGATCGCGGCGCGCTGGAAGGCGAACTATGGCGAGGCCGCCCTGGCGGGTCTGGCCTTAGCCGCGCGCGAAGAACCCGCGACCGATCTCAGCCTGAAGTCAGGCGTCGATCCCGCCGCCGTGGCCGCCGCGGTCGAGGGCGAAGCTCTAGCCGGCGGCACCGTCCGCACCGGCCGTCGCGGCGACGTGGCGACCTGGCCCGGTTTCGAGGACGGCGACTGGTGGGTCCAGGACGCGGCCGCCGCCGTGCCCGGCCGGCTGCTGGATGTGAAGCCCGGCGAGACGGCGCTCGACATGTGCGCCGCGCCCGGAGGCAAGACGCTGCAACTGGCGGCCGCCGGCGCCTCGGTCGTCGCGCTCGATCGTTCGGCCCCGCGCCTGAAACGCCTGACACAGAATCTCGAGCGGACCGGGCTGACCGCCGAGGTGGTCGCCGTTCCGGCCGAGGACTGGGAGGACGCCCGCACCTTCGACGCTGTCCTGCTGGATGCGCCCTGCACAGCGACGGGCACCTTCCGCCGCAACCCGGAGGTCCTGCGCGCCACCAAACCGGCAGAGGTCGCCAAACTGGCCGACGTCCAGCACCGCCTGCTGGACGCCGCCGCCGAGCGCGTGAAGCCGGGCGGCCGTCTGGTCTATTGCACCTGCTCGCTGGAGCGTGAGGAGGGCGAAACCCAGATCATCGCCTTCCTGCGTCGCAACGCCGCCTTCCGCACGGTCGCCGCCGATCCGGCCGCCGTCGGCGCCCCGCCCAAGGCGCTGACGCCCGAAGGCTGGCTGCGCATCCTGCCCTCCATGTGGGCCGAACACGGCGGACTGGACGGCTTCTTCGCGGCCAGGCTGGAGCGGGTGTCCTGA
- a CDS encoding Lrp/AsnC family transcriptional regulator has protein sequence MADELDPIDARILDILQQDAGLSVAEVADRVGLSASPCWRRIKRLEDSGLITKRVTLLNAQLLGLDFEVYAIVKLMLPSSENLNVFEAAVAKWPEVVQCATITGREDYVLRIITSDMHAFDLFLREKLLALGIVSDCESHIVTRGVKNVTALPLGIVTPHVG, from the coding sequence TTGGCCGACGAACTCGACCCCATCGACGCCCGCATCCTGGATATCCTGCAACAAGACGCCGGGCTGTCGGTCGCAGAGGTCGCCGATCGCGTCGGACTGTCGGCCTCGCCCTGCTGGCGGCGGATCAAGCGGCTGGAAGACTCCGGCCTGATCACCAAGCGCGTCACCCTGCTGAACGCTCAGCTGCTGGGCCTGGACTTCGAGGTCTACGCCATCGTCAAACTGATGCTGCCCTCGTCGGAAAACCTCAATGTCTTCGAGGCCGCCGTGGCCAAGTGGCCGGAAGTGGTCCAGTGCGCCACAATCACGGGGCGCGAGGACTATGTGCTGCGCATCATCACCTCTGACATGCATGCGTTCGACCTGTTCCTGCGCGAAAAGCTGTTGGCCCTGGGCATCGTCTCGGACTGCGAAAGCCACATCGTCACGCGCGGCGTGAAGAATGTGACCGCCCTGCCTCTTGGCATCGTCACGCCTCACGTCGGATAA